The Oscillatoria salina IIICB1 region ATCTACTTGGATTTAGCGCGAGAGTGTCAAATCTCGCTCGCTAATATGAAATCGGCTTTAAAATCCTCGGAAAGGACTAACTTCAATCACACCATTTGGTCTAAATACCACTCGATAATGAGCCAAAGGTGTTTGCGGTACCAAACCTTTACCCGGACCAATTCCTGCTGCTTCGGGTTGAACTAATTCAGGAAGAGGAGTTTGTTCAACGTAATCTGCGGCTGGTGTATTTTGAAATTCGTAGTCAGCAATAACCCCCTCTGCTGTCACCGCAACTCGGTAATCTAAAGCTCTGGGGAAGATCGGCGTAGTATCCCAATTTTCTCGGAGCTTGTCTCGTAATTGCTCGTTTAACTGGCGCAGTTGGGCTGGAGCGGTAATTTCCGGACCGAGGGTAGGTTCACCTGCGTAGCCTTGCCAAGGACTAACTTGGAGGATACCACGATTAGTAAATACCACTCGAAAAGGAGCGATCGCTTCTTGATTAGCAACTCCGCTATTGACTTGACTATAAGCTAATTCGGGTAAAGGAGTCAGTTCGTTGGCTGATGCAGGTGTATTAGCTACAGGTTCGTAATCCACGATCGCGCCGTCTTTAGTCACAGAAACTCGATATTCTAAGTTACGACTTAAGGTTCTATCTTGCCAAGCTTGATTGAGATTTTGATACAAGTTCCGATTGAGATAACTTAATTGTGTGGGATCTCTAATTTCTTGGGCTGAAGCTAAAAGTTCCTCTAATTCTTCTTGGGTTAATGGTTCGGTGTCCGGAGTTGGAGGAGTTATCGGTTCGGCATTGCTATCGGTAGCAGTGTCAGAATTGGTTCCCGCTTGTTCCGTAGTCGT contains the following coding sequences:
- a CDS encoding DUF4335 domain-containing protein, with product MTIRRQYSPPNCTLILDGMSTQTSNPSPSDGRPLMSILVNAECHFTVAKQTLSGGREFFDSLVRVVSAYAQEFLSGVRQPPLAEENTELVQLTHLEDKNLHRLSCQSLQDNNSDDGLTKTVEIDLTTVELFDLVEAIDQFFADSRTLPELGLQLQPVSKRYRLAEEPIMQRAAPAAIGATSLAFAAIAFFLVPIPEVREPEPTTTEQAGTNSDTATDSNAEPITPPTPDTEPLTQEELEELLASAQEIRDPTQLSYLNRNLYQNLNQAWQDRTLSRNLEYRVSVTKDGAIVDYEPVANTPASANELTPLPELAYSQVNSGVANQEAIAPFRVVFTNRGILQVSPWQGYAGEPTLGPEITAPAQLRQLNEQLRDKLRENWDTTPIFPRALDYRVAVTAEGVIADYEFQNTPAADYVEQTPLPELVQPEAAGIGPGKGLVPQTPLAHYRVVFRPNGVIEVSPFRGF